The following DNA comes from Mycobacterium sp. MS1601.
CCTCGACGTCGATCCTCGGGGTGAACCGCCGACGGTAGACACGCGGAGTAGCCAGCCGGTCCCGGCTGCTGCTGGATTCGCTCACGGCGCGGGGTCCAATTCGGGTTCGTCGGTGCGCTCGCGCCAGTCATGGGGCAGCAGGTGGTCCAGCACGTCGTCGACGGTGACGGCGCCCAGCAGGTGGTTCTCGTCGTCGACCACCGGCCCGCACACCAGGTTGTAGGCGGCGAAGTATCGGGTCACGCCGGCCAGCGAGGTGTCCGGTGTCAGGCTGGGCAGGTCCTTGTCGATCATGCCGCTGACCAGCGAGGCCGGCGGCTCCCGCAGCAGCCGCTGCAGGTGGACGCAGCCCAGGTAGCGGCCGGTCGGCGTGGACGTCGGCGGCCGCACCACGAACACCAACGACGACAGCGCCGGGGTCAGGTCCGGATCACGGACGCGGGCCAGGGCTTCGGCCACGGTGGTGTCGGGGGCGAGCACCACCGGTTCCGGCGTCATCAAACCGCCCGCTGTGTCGGGGGAGTGCTGCAGCAGCCGTCGCACCGGGTCGGAGTCCTCGGGATCCATCCGGGCCAGCAGTACCTCGGCCTCGCCGGGGTTCATCACCCCCAACAGGTCGGCGGCATCGTCGGGATCCATGGCTTCCAGCACGTCGGCGGCGCGTTCGGTGCCCAGCTGCATCAGCAGTTCGGTCTGGTCGTCCTCGGGGAGCTCCTGCAGCACGTCGGCCAACCGTTCGTCGTCGAGAGCGTTGACCACCTCGTTGCGCCGTTTGGAAGGCAACTCGCGGATGGCGTCGGCGACCTCGATGGGACGCTGCCCCTCGAACTGGTGCAGCAGTTGCGCGACGTCCTGGCCCGGCATGGCCAGTGCCGACGGGGTGAGGCCGTGCACGTTCTGCCAGTCCACGACGTGCACCGTGGTGCGACGGCCGAGCCGCCGATGGCTGCGCACGGCCACCCGAGTCA
Coding sequences within:
- a CDS encoding magnesium transporter MgtE N-terminal domain-containing protein; translation: MASVNRVYAARLAGLGVLGPDGESLGRVRDVVISISIVRQQPRVLGLVVELLSRRRIFVPILRVTAIEPQAITLNTASLSLRRFAQRPGEVLVLGQVLDTRVRVNDPELPQLQAVDVVVVDLAIEPVRSRDWMVTRVAVRSHRRLGRRTTVHVVDWQNVHGLTPSALAMPGQDVAQLLHQFEGQRPIEVADAIRELPSKRRNEVVNALDDERLADVLQELPEDDQTELLMQLGTERAADVLEAMDPDDAADLLGVMNPGEAEVLLARMDPEDSDPVRRLLQHSPDTAGGLMTPEPVVLAPDTTVAEALARVRDPDLTPALSSLVFVVRPPTSTPTGRYLGCVHLQRLLREPPASLVSGMIDKDLPSLTPDTSLAGVTRYFAAYNLVCGPVVDDENHLLGAVTVDDVLDHLLPHDWRERTDEPELDPAP